In Episyrphus balteatus chromosome 4, idEpiBalt1.1, whole genome shotgun sequence, the sequence TCAAGGGAAAAGTTCTGCAAGAAATCAAAGAAGCAACTGTTCCCAAAAAGCCTCCACCCTCAACTCAAAAACTTGATAAGGCTGAGCGTAGAAAACGAGCCGCCACCAATTTGGTGTACATGGAATCAtctgatgatgatgaggatAATATTCCGTTGGCCAAACGTGTTATAACACCACCTCCACCGTCATCGTCGAAACGCGGACGTCATAGCAAAGGAGCTCAACAATTGTCAACTCCACAATCGTCATCTAAATCAACTTCAAAATCATCTGCTGCTGCTGCACCTCAAAGAACTGCATCTCCGCAACTTTCGCCACTTCCTACTAAATCCAGCAAAATGGCTGGAAAGTCTACACCGAAAGGAACAGCAAAGAGTTCTGTTGATTTGGCTTCGCAAAATTTCCGCCCATCTGAAATCACATCAGTTGGTGGTTTGGTTATTGATTCTGAGGCAAAGGACAATAAAGCTAAGACATCGGAGAAAGAAGGCAAGTTGCAAGGAAAAACATTCCCTTCATTGGTTGTGTTGGCTAAGCCTTGGCTGAAGGTGAAAGATATGTCAGCGACTCGTAGTAAATTGGATTCTAAAGTTAAACTGGTGTTGATGCTAACGCCGAACAAATTCACTGAGTGGCTAATTCAGGAGGGTCTCCTCAAGTCTGAACAAAAGTGCACCAATCATAAGACTAACGAGTTGAAATTGGGTAAGTTTCCAGCACATAATTAACAATTATTTAAGATTCATAATTCAAGTTCGGTTTAAAGGTATTTTGAGGCTTACAGATAAGTTCTACATTACAATTTTCAGTCGAAATCAAATTTAGATATATCTTGTCTCAAATTCGCGTTCTTTAAACAAATGACAAGTTCCATTACGGCTGTCGTCAATAGGTTCTTTTAGGTAGTCTAATCTCCTAGGAATCTGGGAAACTTTTTTAAACCTAGCCAACTTCTGTTTCTCGTACGAAGTATAGGTgatgaacaaaaaaagttatggcgtttttaattccCAATCtggaattgttcttcgattcggaatcccaattgaacagttttttttattccgaagaatctgatGTTTGGTGTGAATGTATTGGTTGAGTTTGACTTGTGTCACATATATGAGTATAGGCGCCAAATatcatttgtttttgtgctgcaaacattttgtgctactgacatttaaatctatgaatgtgtgagtgattctgcttctgattctgtttttaaaaccagaagagaaattctctttttttcagaatcagaactgtcagttttgcccaattgaacgctttcagattgcttttttttgcttccagattgccaattaaaaacgccattagtCTAATTTTAGGTTAAGATGTTGGCACCAGGGTTACCTTCGTAGATTTTGGAAAGAGGCCATAAAAGtggatttcaagaaaaaaagagGCCTTAATCAAAAaggataaaaattaaaatataatttaagtcGGAGTTTCACAagtcttacggccatattattcactagctTAAAAATGCATCTGGATgcaaagaaatgtcaaatgtcaaaaaattttttttttttttaatttccctcttgttactaaaatatttcataGGAAGGTCTCTCCAGCTTACTTGAAAAACTCTATCTCTAGTACATCAGCTCGGGCTGCTTTGTTCAATTTGAATATCacgatgaaatttaaaattatcatttttactTCTTGCGGAATGTTTATCTTCGGCTGGTTTAAATAAACTCAGTTCAGGTTAAATAATCACTGGTCATCAagttttttgccacaagaaccaaaatatacttttctataggttatGTGCTGAACTTCGAAAGTCAGAAAATttgtattggcctccgtttttcaAATATTACCGTTTTCGAGgaaatgtttttatgtggggtgtGAATATTGTGAATAAATTGTAACGATGATTATAAGAACGTATATTCTTCTTTCAGacactgtttaaattttctcttttattgctcaagttatcttaagtttcagttaataagccaaagagaaactaaacttaatctaaagtttaagtcactggtcacagaatttttgccacaagaaccaaaacacacttttctaaaggtttttgggttgttgaactcgaatctgcaATCAGCAAAGTTCTATTAGCCTTTGTtcttaccgttataaaatgaaaaaaaaaagatttttttaaactgtaatacTTCAAAAACAAAGGCTTATAGACTGCCCTAGCGAGGTATTCCATCGGAGCGGAGATTTTCCGCAACGCAACGGAGGTTCAAATTGCATTCGAGGTATCTTTCATCGGAAAAAATACTAGACAAATACGACGACGCACCGCATCGCAATAATTTGACATGCGTCACTTTCAAGTTTTTAATAGAGATGTACAATATATACCGATATATCGATAAGTTGGTATATCTTccgatatttttatataaaaacaccTAAATACATTGAAATTGTCATATATATATTTAGAGAGTTTCAATTCATAGTTTCTCATAAGTAAGAATGTCAATGTACGGCAAATTACGCCCTTGTGTTATTAGAAAATGAATCGATATTGCGATATTTCTATTCAATTCTATTCAACAAAATATCGAATCGAaaaatatcgataattttttttgagaaggcCATCTCTATAATTATCACagatgacagaaaaaaaaacaattcaaagaaTAACAAACGAGTGGaagttatttcattaaaaagtgTCCATGGCAAGTGTCGCGTTATTTTTGGAGGCCGAGTTCAAACAAATAAGGGCAAACAAACTGAAGAAAAAAGGaggattttaaaaagtgaagggaaatttatttgtgaaaatttatttgtaagtggtccgttcttttattgaacaatgttaactattgttgttatgtcaaaaaaatcgttgtatttgtttttgttacattttgttacaaaatgttaactttgatttaggaacgactaaatgttacattttgttgatctgtcaaaagaaaaatttttgagattaattttatgaatgaataaacaagaaaaaattaatttggtactgaaataattctttttaattgaattctaagcaaattgaaacaaaaatatgcattcaataatttcaaatatggaaacaaacaagaaattctcttctcacatcatcccctctcttcctcatttagttgtgtttgacagattaacattgaaactcaagtccagaagctgagttggaaaaagtaacaaaatgtaactatttgacacttcaacactggatttaggaacaatgttgtgacgtcacgatgttacactttgtaacttttttctcatttaggaacgatgaaagttaactattgttaacaatagttaacatcgtcgaataaaagaacgcatcaAAGGCACTTCGCCCGCCAGTGCCCgcgatttattttttgtttatcaatagttttgttttatagtgAACTAATGTATAGTCACAAACATTCTTTTTTCCATTCATAAACATCCCTTTGTGGTGGTTTAATTCAATACAGCCACAATTTTTGGTCATctttttgtatacctacttatgttttttttttcgttttgcctAGACACAAAAATcgataataaataacaaaattttactaaaacactttgttttctttattactTACATACTAATTATTTATTCCGCAACAAAAACTTGTCGAAGGGTTTCGGAAAAAACATGATTTGTATCTGTCAAGAATACAACCATAAGAAGTACTTCATCGCAAGCAATGACATGCGTTGAAATTTGTTGGAGAAAATCTCCGATCAGCGGATCGGAAAAATACCTCGAAGCAAAAAGTCTCCGATTCGtagaaaatcggaaaaaatccgCTAAGACGGaatacctcgctagggccgagaattagggaaaattagatatttttgaggaatttcataagtagtagtgaaaaaaaataaaatctgtttttataattgacaCCATTTTATATGATCTCTTAcacaaaactaagtatgccatttgatttcttgatcttttacacaaaactaagtatgccatttgatttcttgtaaaaaaaggAAGAGCCAATGTggagaaataataaattttcaaataaaaacgaaatttcaaaatttctatttcaagTTTGCTCTTATTtgtaaaaatcgttagagccgtttttgaaaaaaataaacttttctatttctgttatatggcaggtaccgttagttttagtcataaaaaaaaataaatttattctcatgttttaattttttcgaattgaaattaattaataattttttcgaattgaaattaattaataatttttttttgtattattaattcACAGGTGTTTATTCGGATGCAACAAAATTCCCCTACTCTGGTGGTTATGTTTGGATCAGTGAATGTTGTCCAACTCGATTTGTGTCTGTTTTTCATGGATCCCTATTTGAAGGGGCACCAAATCCTCCATCATGCATTCTTAAACTTATCTATCATTGGTCTTGTCAGACAAACATTCAAAATGTTGTCCAATGGGTCAAAGTCGATAACGTCTATATTAAAGGAGTTTATACATGGCTTCGTGCCGCATGCACTTTGGCAATCCATCAAAAGTGCAAACTCATGGGTGGACCAGAAAGATATGTAGAGGTAAgagaataaaatcaaatttggaAAGAATTTTATATAACATTTGAATATAAATTTGCAACAGGTCGGAGTAATCTCACTTGGAACCACCAGTCAAGATGGTCAACAGCGACAAGTTAAAGTCGAAGTTCTAGGTGTATTGGATTATGCAGATAAAACTATTCGCTTACGAGCTGTCGAACCAGTTTCGGATGCCGatcgaaattataaaaaacgatTCCAAACAATTTTGGAACCTTTATCACGATGGGTGAACAAAGATAGTATTATTGCTATTGATCTTACAGTTGACAAGATGACTCTTTATCAAATGGGATTCAAAAATATAGTCCAAGCTGCTGCTAATGATACTACTGCAAAGCATACAAACTCATCTGTAATGGATTATCTACGTCGCATAGTTCCAAGAATGTTCCAAAACACTCTTAGTTTATTGTCTCGTCAAATGATTCAACAATTTCTCGATGAACTCGTATGGAGAGAACAATTTGGGACATATGCTCTTCAAGCATTCAACAATATTACTTCGCATTTGGCTGAACAAACTCGTATGAATACAGGCGACACTTTGACTCAAAGATTGTATCaggtttgtttttagttttattattctactttaaaaataaatatttaaatgaattctATTTTTCACAGGTCGCAACGAATCCCTTTAAAGATTGGAGTGTAATTCAAATATCAACAGACAGCACCCCATCGACATCTACGACTCCAAAACGCTTAAAAAAACGTTAGTAGttatttgttgttctttttttattaattttttttttattcttttttaaataagtcCACCTTATCGTTTTACTATTTATTGAGTTAAAAATACCATTCCTATGGAAATTAAAGTGTGGCGTTATGTACTCTATGATCAAATTCATGAATTTCTTCTCTATGAAGTTTTAAGTTTctaagtttgttttgtttgtgttcgtttattttttcgctgaaataaaatcaatttattgttACAACAAACAAAAGCGTTCATTATTTCGATTTTCAATTGATTGGTTATGTTAGTGTGCATATTTTACTTCTATGACCTGAAAAACTTCGCTTTTGCCTTTGTTGAAACATGGAATTCGATTTTATGAGATAACAGCTGATAAACAGAAAAACACAACAAACCTTCAAGAGCAATTCctatttggatatttttttcgtttgtttttgttttccacAAAACTCATCCGATTTGAATTTTTAGCAATCAATGAAGCTGACTATGCTCCAACATCATctgttcttaaaataaaaaccgaAAAGAAAGATACACCCAAAAGAAAACTTGAAGAAGCCACCACCTCTAGCGCAACCGTAAAAGTCGAAAAGAAATCTAAGACTAGCAGTAGCACTGCCACACCAACTTCgtctaaaaaaaatgacaaagacatcaaaacaaaacaacaagcaTTACCcgaaatgaaaggtctcgaagAATTGTACTACGGCGTCCAGGAGGGCACCGCTAAAAACTTTGAAGGTTTTACATCAATACAATCACTGGATTGTCCAATTTGTAGTGATTCATTTGATTCTAATGAGAAACTACAAACTCATTTGGTTGCGCATATATCAATCGATGGCAAGGATCATCAATTCCAATGTTTGTTTTGTCTAGAGAAACATCCCAGTGAGTTATCATTGTCTAAGCATAATCAAATTATGCATGCAATGGAAACCAAGGCAGGAACACAATTTTGTTGCTTGATTTGTCAACAGAGACATTCAAGTTTGCATTTCTTGACCGTGCACATGCAGAAAATTCACAATGTACTAGAATTGCCATATGTATGTGAGGCTTGTGAGTATAGATCATCCTCGCACAGGGATTTGGTGCGACATTTCTATGATGATCACAAACAGCAGAACTTTTTACAATGTCCATTGTGTTTGGctgtaagtttttattttgtgattttttttaaattgatgctatttgatttgttttcttcttcgaATGAAGATTTTCAGAATAGCTGTTAAAGGTGAACTGAAACCGAAAAATATTGAAGCATTTTATATGCATCTTAAAGCCCATTTACCTAGAGACGAATTAAAGAAATGTCCTAAGTGTGCACTTAGTTTCCATGAAAAAGGTTTGTTTTTACTTGCatgtacaatttttgtttgtctatttaattacttttttttttttttttaaggatttttgaaGAGACATTTGGCTTACCATCATCAGAGTAACTTTAAGGTTGCCAATCAAATTCGAACTCTATTACCTAATTCAGCTCTAATTGAAATACCTAAGGTGAATATtagttttaacaatatttagATATAAACTTTGTTGGAGAAAATAGGCCCGATATTGGTTTGGAGTTGAAACCGCCAGTATGTGCTAGGTTTTACATGTTCGACGAAGAGTACTGGCTACGCATACAACCAAGAATGAGGTCTATTAGTCTTGAGTCAGTATTGGATGCACGACGAGAGAGTTGTTTGCAAAAAAGGAAAACTGTCTTATGAATAAAGTGGAGTACGAAAAGCATCAAAGAATGAATTGAGAATAAAACCAAGAAAACAACCATCAGCAATTGAGAAGGAGATGTTTTCTCCTGCATAGTTAGTCGATAGGCTCCACTGTTATTATAAGATTTGGAcaaatttgttcttattttgaaCACGAAACCATcgcgttttttttcaaaatgaaacaaatacaAACGTACACTTTTTACTACCCAATATTATAAACTTTTCTGTATAATGTATGGACCAATgaacaactaaaaccaaacaACCCATGTAATAACTACAATCATAATATTTGATATTCATGCAGAGATAAATCTTTCCAACAACAGGCCGACTTTATTGAGTTTGACAAAAACCTTcaattttgttaagttttgcAAAACCTCGTagtattttgatgaaaatattgaaaaaaaaaaaacgattttgaaagaacgatctttaattttgtttattctttttttgtttcgtcACCTCGTGCGCCTGGTCatgtcaaaaattttgaaaaaagtatctcaATTAGGAAGTACAATTCGTTTCTATAAGACGACCGTTAAAGTACCCGCCCAGCCaactttaaaaaagttaaaatctgAGCGATAATTCTGATAGTAAATTCGATAACTGAAAAGTATGAACAATATTTGATATGCATTTGGTGGCGTTggacaaagtttttaaaattttgtagatcatttactattttgtataaatatcgACCACATTTTTACAATCGCAAATGTTTGCATGCTTGCTTAATAAtttgtaaatgttttttatttttaaattaatttaataaaaacaaaactttgttCTTCTCCTCCTAGACTCGTAGTCATCACAAAGAACCAACACCCTATGTTATGCAAACGAGATTCAAGGAATTATACATCTATTTGAAAGCGGGAAGCATCTGCTCTGAATGTGACACGGAAGTTCTCAATGAAGATCATTTCATGTAAGCTTTacatattcaaaaacaaattttcaaaacaaaaatctaaaaaaaaattgatttatttatagtGGTCAACTTAAGTGCACAAAATGTGCATACAAAACATGCTGCGAACGTGCAATGTTCCAACACTCGACTGTTTGTCAAAATTCGAGTAGCAATAATCTTCCAGGAGCTATGGAATTACCCTCGGAAGAAGAAATGCACTGTGTTTGTGGATTTTCTACGGCAATCGGCAATAAAATGGCCCGTCATTTGGCACTTTGTTGTCATAAATCGGCATATTTGAGTGTTGAAAATGCTCTAGAAAACACGGTTAAACGTCATATGCTTGATATGTTGGGTTTGGTACGTCGCGATGGAGAAAAAATGACCGACGATGCGGCAACTGATTCAGAGGTTGCAGTTGGGGCAGACGAAACTGCTCCAACTACTGAACAATTAGAAGATCCATCACCGGGTGATGACGAATCACAAGAAAATGTTGATGAACCAATAGAAGAAGAACATCTTCTCGAAACGGAACAGGATAAAGAcgaataaaaggttttaatttttttttcttttttttttaaatatatacatttgattgtattatacatacatataaataaaaacacagttattaaagtaaaaacaattattgATGTAGTTCGACATTATTTTTTACCTATCTTAGATTGATGCAGTGCAGATAGCACCAGTGCTGTGTCCAATTCTTTGTGGGAGCCTTTTTCACTGTCCAGACAGATCTCGGAGGCACGTGCATGAAATCTTGCCAGGACACGAGGTCGATAAtctaataagaaaaataaacaattttaaaactttgtatTCCTCATGACTGAACGTCATTCACTTACCAACACTTCCAGCTAATGGATTCCCAGTCAACCTGAGTGCCTCAAGCAATGGCAGACAGGCCACATTATCCACCTCTTCCAAATCATTTATATGATTACAACTTAAATCCAAATTCACCAATGAATACAATTTTCTCAATCCCAAAAGCTTTTTCAGTTTATTCTGGGCTAAATTCAGAGTAACCAAATTGCCAAGTTCCAAGTGCCAATCAATACATTCGGTAAATAAATTACAAGCCAAACTAAGTGTTTGCAAACGAGGTAATTCGTTGAGATTCTGGATGCATGTTAGACGATTCTGGTCTAGATTCAGGATTCTAAGATTGGGTACTGTTTTGATGCTTGTGTCGATAGTTGTGAGGAGATTGCCTGAGAAATTTAACTCTTCCACACTAGTCCAGGTGTCTTTGGAGGATTTACTTGTGTTTGATGTTGCACCGAGATCAATTTTATGAAGATTATCACACATTAAAACCTGATTGATTCGTGTTATCGTCGTATTGTGGAGTGAAATGTATTCTAAATTAGGTTTGAGAAAAGCTGAAAATTCAAATCggcttttagttaaaaaaaatttaaagatttaataCAGAAATGTTACCAATGTCGACGATATTCTCTGTGGAAAGGCTGTAgaattttatagcctttaaatTACGAAAGGCATTTAGATTGAAGTATAGATTTTTCGGGATAATATTGCTTCGGCCAATGGGTACATCGATGGAATTGTAATCAGAGCCAAAAACACCAGTGTcctaaaaattaaatgttcataTATTTAAACGAAATGGCATTCTTCGAAAAAGCAAGTCCCAGTGTGAGTAGGTAACAGTTTCCTAAGAACttgttaatacaaaaaatgtatcaaggattattttatttcgttaaatactaacggtaCAGATTATACAGATTTAAGATTAACATTTAACAttggataaaaaattaatttttaacgatATTGATTGAAAAACATATTCCTTATACTCTGTGATTTAACAATATCATTACAGGAATTAATAacatagtttttattaaatacattaaTTAACAGATTGAGAGGACTATAAGCGCCATAGTTTGATCTACTAAAGATGTTACAAAGTGACATTTGTCTTCTTACACTATAACGACTTACTGTAAAATTCAATCGGGAAAGGACCGATGGTGTTGAAATCGAACCATTAATTATTCCTATGATAAAACAGAACTGCAAATACTCTCTATGAGCAAAAAGAGATGGCAGATTTATAAGTTGTAATCTATGAGAGTAAGGTGGTATTACAATTCTATCTGACCAGGGAAGGAAACGTAGACAAAATCTCATAAACCTTCTTTGAACGGATTCTAATCTGTTGATATGAGTCGCGTAATAAGGTGCCCATACAACACACGCATATTCAAGAATTGATCTCACAAACGAAACATAGAGGGTTTTAAGCACATAAGGGTCATGAAATTCACGAGTAAAACGTTTAATAAAGCCAAGTGCCTTATTAGCcctttttattatataattaaaatgatcGATAAATGAAAGCTTTGAGTCTAATACTACTCCAAGATCGGTAAAGCTagacaaaatacataaatcagAGGAATTAAAGTTATATTTATGGACAAACCAGTTATTCTTACGCGTAAAACACATTGACTTGCACttctcaacatttaaaaaaagacgattattattgcaccattcccaaaaTCTTTTCAAGTCATCTTGTAAAAGTTCACAGTCTAATATTgagttaatttttcgaaaaattttcacGTCATCAGCATAAATAAGAGACATAGAGTTTTTTAAGACAGACGgaagatcattaataaataaaacaaacagtaAAGGACCAAGATGgctaccttgtggtacaccagagttgacaataaaacatttagaacgttcacctttaaaaataacaCTATTTAATCTATTTTTGAGATATGAATCCAATTATTATGCAATTATTGTtctattaatattttcttagacACGAGTAGAAGATTATTTTCAGTCTTCCAATTGAAGAAGAAAAACGATCATTCTTAAGAGGAGACTAAACGAAATTCCAGACGTTAGTAGATTTCTGCAAATATAGGGTATCTGTTCTATACTCAACAGACAGGCGTAAGAAAAGTGAAGACACCCAACTCAAGGTATGTATGTCAATCACCAATTATATCTCGTGGAACAATCACATACTTGGTACTTGAAAATCCTGCAATGTTTAGGTTTTCTCCGATGATTTTAAAGCCGTACGATAAGAATATGGAATGCTTTCTCCAGCTctgtttttttctctcattgtGTAGTTAGAAGTTTAAAACCAATGTTCATGGCTGTATCCTCTGTCATCTTGGGGGCAATcctaaatacaaattttactgGAAATGTTTCCCATGTTTTAAACATGGGAACGAAAATGATCATGAAAagtttccctcggaatttattggCAACAAAATTTCCAGGGAAATTTAGCTGAAATTTCATACGATACGATTGCCCAAAAAATTCcgagggaaacaaaattccccTGGAGATTCAGGATAGGGCCCATTATAAAAAAGACTTCTAGAGATTGGCAATAGTCTCAACTATAGTTGAATTTTTTAAGGGTAAAGGCCACCCTCTATCATATTGACTCTTTTTTTAGGGTCCAGGCTGGGACTGGGCAAACAATTGTAGAATCCTTTCAATTTTGCAAACCAAGCACCCCGTTCCGCTCAAGTACAAAAATGCACCCATTATTAGATGGTGTAATACTCTTCAAGATGCAAAAATTGTTATCCATTTACGGACTCCTAAAAAAAAGACATCATCGATATGCAagggactttttttttacaggaGATTTAGAACAACCTTGTTTGATAAGCAGTGTTTGAGATTCATGAAGCCAGATCTACGGCAGGTGGCACTGTCTGCTTGTTGAAGTATTTTCTCAGTTTTCTGTGCCGTGTGAAGAACTCTGTTATTATTTTCAGGCTCAGATTGATGAAAGTTTTGTATCTTTATTCCAGAGGAGTGTATTGTCTATTTTATACCTCTCTTTTTAGTTTTATAACCCTACCAGCTGGCTGGACAGGCCTTATATGAGGCAAAAGCCTGTTTCTTATACATAAATggtaaaattattgttttcgtCCTCTTTGGGTGCTATTGCAGAGTCACCCAAAAAATCTTCTCGCACTTTCTGTATGCGGTTATTACAATGTAATATGCAAAACCAAGACAGTGAATAACAAGGGATGTTACATAGATGTTTCAGCAATTCATCTACAAAACAACTCCATAGCACTCCTGTAGTTGCCTCTGCCGTTCTTGTGATCAGCATTTTCTAAATCCATTTGATCCAATCCAGCCGAAGTCTTAGAAATTTTTCTGAGCCATTATGTATAACGCACTATCGTAAAGGTATTCTCCTTTAAATAAtatgtttaatttatataacGAAAACCACAACTTAACTACTCAAAATCTTATTGTAACAAATGCTggctttaaaatgattttttatagaCTACATACCAATAATTCATAAATTATGTACGCTAGAATATTAgcttgattaaataaaaaaaaaaatatggtgatGAGAACGCACTTTCCAACAAAATCTTTAGAAACCCATTCATAAGAGGTGCTCTAAAAGGTTCCCTTAATATCGGGGAATGGTGCAGGCCCCCGATTATCGTTTGTTAAA encodes:
- the LOC129918093 gene encoding uncharacterized protein LOC129918093, yielding MKSSKIDIGLELDCWIEELSPAQLAAYEKVANEHNAIKNSLKTLMGTNEGKELFNGEVFSAYSFKGKVLQEIKEATVPKKPPPSTQKLDKAERRKRAATNLVYMESSDDDEDNIPLAKRVITPPPPSSSKRGRHSKGAQQLSTPQSSSKSTSKSSAAAAPQRTASPQLSPLPTKSSKMAGKSTPKGTAKSSVDLASQNFRPSEITSVGGLVIDSEAKDNKAKTSEKEGKLQGKTFPSLVVLAKPWLKVKDMSATRSKLDSKVKLVLMLTPNKFTEWLIQEGLLKSEQKCTNHKTNELKLGVYSDATKFPYSGGYVWISECCPTRFVSVFHGSLFEGAPNPPSCILKLIYHWSCQTNIQNVVQWVKVDNVYIKGVYTWLRAACTLAIHQKCKLMGGPERYVEVGVISLGTTSQDGQQRQVKVEVLGVLDYADKTIRLRAVEPVSDADRNYKKRFQTILEPLSRWVNKDSIIAIDLTVDKMTLYQMGFKNIVQAAANDTTAKHTNSSVMDYLRRIVPRMFQNTLSLLSRQMIQQFLDELVWREQFGTYALQAFNNITSHLAEQTRMNTGDTLTQRLYQVATNPFKDWSVIQISTDSTPSTSTTPKRLKKPINEADYAPTSSVLKIKTEKKDTPKRKLEEATTSSATVKVEKKSKTSSSTATPTSSKKNDKDIKTKQQALPEMKGLEELYYGVQEGTAKNFEGFTSIQSLDCPICSDSFDSNEKLQTHLVAHISIDGKDHQFQCLFCLEKHPSELSLSKHNQIMHAMETKAGTQFCCLICQQRHSSLHFLTVHMQKIHNVLELPYVCEACEYRSSSHRDLVRHFYDDHKQQNFLQCPLCLAIFRIAVKGELKPKNIEAFYMHLKAHLPRDELKKCPKCALSFHEKGFLKRHLAYHHQSNFKVANQIRTLLPNSALIEIPKTRSHHKEPTPYVMQTRFKELYIYLKAGSICSECDTEVLNEDHFIGQLKCTKCAYKTCCERAMFQHSTVCQNSSSNNLPGAMELPSEEEMHCVCGFSTAIGNKMARHLALCCHKSAYLSVENALENTVKRHMLDMLGLVRRDGEKMTDDAATDSEVAVGADETAPTTEQLEDPSPGDDESQENVDEPIEEEHLLETEQDKDE
- the LOC129918094 gene encoding nischarin, with protein sequence MSCYFKYNQETEISIPKFNESNSIVFYNIHVKIHDVEWTLERRYKDFDQLNDKLVEENSISKKLIPPKKLVGNKNPEFVEKRRQELEKYLQDLLALFRITMPRVLAEFLDFNKYDIIYLLQDLAKYFSESGDSLLSVTKEYSFSALELFAISERLFLPCPDNDETNKLDFSHVLDFCSQLQILKGTPVKDTGVFGSDYNSIDVPIGRSNIIPKNLYFNLNAFRNLKAIKFYSLSTENIVDIAFLKPNLEYISLHNTTITRINQVLMCDNLHKIDLGATSNTSKSSKDTWTSVEELNFSGNLLTTIDTSIKTVPNLRILNLDQNRLTCIQNLNELPRLQTLSLACNLFTECIDWHLELGNLVTLNLAQNKLKKLLGLRKLYSLVNLDLSCNHINDLEEVDNVACLPLLEALRLTGNPLAGSVDYRPRVLARFHARASEICLDSEKGSHKELDTALVLSALHQSKIGKK